The Quatrionicoccus australiensis nucleotide sequence TCATCGGCCTCGAAATGGGTTCGGTCTGGCGTCGCCTCGGTACGGACGTCACCGTGCTCGAAGCCGCGCCGGACTTCATGCCGTTCGCTGACCAGGACATCGCCAAGGAAGCCCTCAAGCTGTTCACCAAGCAGGGTCTGAAGATCACCACCGGCATCAAGATCAACAAGGTCTCCGTCGCCAAGAAGGGCGTCACGGTCGACTACGAAGACAAGGATGGCGCCAAGAAGCTCGAGTGCGACAAGCTGATCGTTTCGGTCGGTCGCATCCCGAACACCGACGGTCTGAACGGTGAAGCCGTCGGCCTGAAGATCAATGATCGCGGTCAGATTGATGTCGACGGTCACTGCAAGACCAACCTGCCGAACGTCTGGGCGGTCGGCGACGTCGTGCGCGGCCCGATGCTGGCCCACAAGGCTTCCGAAGAAGGCGTCATGGTTGCCGAGCTGATCTCCGGTCAGTCCGGTCATTGCGACTTCAACACCATTCCGGGCGTCGTCTACACCCATCCGGAAATTGCCTGGGTTGGCAAGAACGAGCAGCAGCTCAAGGCTGAAGGCATTGCCTACAAGCCGGGCAAGGTGCCGTTCATGGCCAGCGGTCGTGCCCTGGGTCACGGTGATGCCAGCGGCTTCGTGAAGGTTCTGGCTGATGCCAAGACCGACCGTATCCTCGGCGTACACATCATCGGCAACAATGCTTCCGAGCTGATCGCCGAAGCCGTCGTCACCATGGAATTTGCCGGCGCATCCGAAGATCTGGGCCGCATCTGCCACGCTCACCCGACCCTGTCGGAAATCGTGCACGAAGCAGCCCTGGCCTGCGACAAGCGCTCGCTGCACTTCTAAGCGGCACTGGTTGCGCCAAAGGCGGGTTGCGGAAACGCACCCGCCTTTTTTATTTTGGCTAGAATAGCCTTCTACCCAACACTGATTCACAGAGATGCCACATAAAAAACTGAACGTCGCGGCCATGGGCATGCTCGACGCGTACAAGTCATTGCTCGATGCCCGTGGTTATTCCGCCGACGAAGCCCAGATGCGCGCGGCGACGGCCTTGCAGGAGCTGTACACTAACCTGCTGTCGTTCAAGGTCGGTCGTGGCAGCACCCTGAAGCGCCTGCTCAATCCGCCGAAGCCGCCCAAGGGCGTGTATTTCTGGGGCGGCGTCGGGCGCGGCAAGAGCTTCCTGATGGATTGCTTCTACGACTCGGTGCCTTACCGCCGCAAGAAGCGCATCCACTTCCACGCCTTCATGCAGCAGATCCATCGCGACCTGGAAAAATACAAGGGCGAGCCCGATCCGATGCTGCGCCTGGCCGAGCAGATTGCGCGCGAAGTGCGCCTGCTCTGTTTCGACGAATTCCACGTCTCCGACATTGCCGATGCGATGATTCTCGGCCGCCTGATGGACGGGCTGTTCGCCAATGGCGTGATCATCGTCATGACCTCGAACTACCCGCCGGAGAAGCTTTACCCGAACGGCCTGCACCGCGAGAGCTTCCTGCCGACCATCGCCCTGCTGCTCAAACATCTCGATGTCTTCGAGGTTGATGCCGGTGTCGATTACCGCCTGCGCGCCCTGGAGCAGGTCGAGATCTACCACCACCCGGTCGACGCCGCCGCCGAGAAGAAAATGCTCGACTACTTCCGCATGGTGGCGGGCGAGGAGGGCAAGAAGGGCGGCCATATCGAAGTGCTCGGGCGTCAGGTCGATACCATCCGGCGCGGGCATGGCGTGATCTGGTTCGATTTCCGTACCTTGTGCGGTGGACCGCGCTCGCAGAACGATTATCTGGAAATCGCCCGCGGCTACCACACGGTGCTGCTCTCGCACATTCCGAAAATGACTGCACACCAGGCTTCCGAAGCCCGCCGTTTCACCTGGCTGGTCGATGTCTTCTACGACCATCGCGTCAAGCTGATCGCTACCGCCGATTGTGAACCCGACGCCCTCTACACCGAAGGAACCCAGTCCAGCGAGTTCTTCCGTACGGTCAGCCGGCTGACCGAAATGCATTCGCGGGAGTATCTGACCCTGCCGCACCTGGTGAGCTGAAATCATGTTACAGCCAATGCAACCCGCCGACCTTGCCATTGACCTGCGGCAACTGGTCATCACCATCGCCCATACCGTCGATCTGGTCGGTGTGGACGATGTCCTGCACGGTCGCCGGGTCGGCATGCTGGCACGCGAACTGGCCATCTTCATGGGCTGGCCCGAAGCCGAGCAGCAACTGCTCTACGATGCTGGCCTGCTGCACGATTGCGGTGTTTCGTCGACGCGGGTGCATCACCGGCTGGTGGTCGATCTCGAATGGTCGGGTGCCGAAGAACACTGTGTCGCCGGCCAGGACCTGCTTGCCGATTTTGCGCCGCTGGCGCACCTGGCACCGATCATCCGATACCACCACAGCCGCTGGGAGTGGCTGGCGCAGCAAACGCAGCTTGGTGATACGGCGCGTTTTGCCAACCTGATCTACCTGGCCGACCGGGTTGATGTCCTGGCGGCGCCTTATCACGCCGACCAGACGGTGCTGTCGCATGCCGACGAGATCCGCTCGCGCCTCGCCGACCAGCGCGGCTGCCTGTTTTCGCCGGCCTTGGTCGAGGCATTCGAGAAGTTTTCCGAAGGCGAGGCCTTCTGGCTGGCGCTGCAGCCCGACTGGGTGCAGCAATACCAGCGCGAGATGGAAACGCACGGCACGCTGCAAGTAATCGATTGGGCGCAGTTCAAGCAGTGCGCCGAAATATTCGCCCGCATCATCGACGCCAAGTCGCCCTACACGCAGCGTCATTCACGCGGGGTTTCCCGCCTGGCACGCCATCTGGCCGAGCGTCTCGGGCTGGACACGGTGACCTGCGAGAAGATCGAGGTTGCCGGCTTGCTGCACGATATCGGCAAGCTGCAGATTCCCGACGAAATCATCGAAGGCCCGAACGCCCTGACGCCGCATGAGTTCGACATCATGAAGAGCCACAGCTACGCCACGCTGCAGGTCCTGAAGCGCCTGCCAGCGATCGAGGAGATCGCGCACTGGGCGGCCTTCCATCATGAAACACCGGATGGTCACGGCTATCCCTTCCACATCGGCGGCACATCCTTGCCGCTCGAAGCGCGCATCATCAACGTTGCCGACGTCTTCCAGGCGCTGGCGCAGGATCGGCCTTACCGCAAGCCGATGCAGCCAGCCGAGATCATGGCCGTGCTGCAGGAAAGGGCCGACCGCGGGCAGGCCGATCCCGGTATCGTCGCACTGGTGGCGGCCGATCTGGCTAATTGTCACCGCGTTGCCCTGTGCATGGATTGACCGGTCGACCGGCCGGAATGGAGCTTTTTCATGGCACGTGTTTTTCTGTTGCTGGTTCTCTTCTTCACTACGCCGCTCTGGGCGCAGCAGATGGAAATCATCCAGCTGCGCAGCAAGACGGTCGAGGAAGTTTTGCCGACCCTGTTGCCGCTGGTCGAGCCGGGTGGCACGCTGACCGGCATGAACGACCAGCTTTTCCTGCGCAGCTCGGCGCGAAACCGGGCCGATATCAAGCGCGTGCTGGCTGCCATCGATACGCCGACCCGGCGCCTGATCATCCGTGTCTCGCAGAATCGCCAGGGCGAAGACAGTGCGCGCGGTGTCGAGGCGAGCGGACAACTGGCGCTCGGTACGGGACGTCGCTCGCAGGCCGAGGCGCGGGTGTGGGACACGAAGAGCGTGCGCGGCGAGAGTGCGGCGCAGATGGTGCAAACCGTCGAGGGCGGGCGTGCCTTCATCCAGATCGGGCGCTCGCTGCCGATCCCGATGCGGCAGGTGATGGTCGGGCCGGGCGGGGCGCTAGTCAATGAAACGGTGGTCTATCGCGATGTCGGGCGCGGCTTCTATGCCGTGCCGCGTCTGAACGGTAAGCGCGTCAGCCTGGAAATCAGCCAGCAGGCCGACAGTACCGATGCCTACGGGCGCGGTGCGATCAATACGCAGCGTCTGTCGACGACGGTCAGCGGTCGACTCGGTGAATGGATCGAATTGGGTGGCGGCGGCAGCCAGGCTGCCGGCAACCAGGGTGGGGCGATGAGCCTGTCGACCAGCGAGGCGCGTGACAACCGTGCGGTCTGGCTGATGGTCGAGGAAGTCGAATAGGACCGGCCAGCGCCAATGAAAAAGGCCGCCCTCGAGGCGGCCTTCGTTTTACTGCCTGCCATGTTTCAGGCGGCGGCCTTGACGACTTGCGGCTTGGTAATGGGGAGTGGTCCCTTCTTGATCCAGCCGAACGGGGCGCCGAGCGAGAGCACGGTGCGCCCGAAGAAGTTATTCAGGAAGTTGGCGCCGGCGGCGTAGAAGCCGAGCAGGGAAATGCCCAGTTCCGACCAGGCGGCGAGCGGCCCGAAGACTTCGTGATTGATGCCGAGAATCGACAGCGCCAGCGACGGCAGCAGGATGTTGATCAATACCAGGATGGCGGCAAACACCTTGTTGGCTTCGAAAGCGGCGACCATGATGAACAGCGAGAAAATGAAATAGCCGATGCAGGCGAAAGCCAGTTGCTTCGGATCGGCCTTGTCGCCAACGGCACCCAGCCAGCCGAGGCTGATCGCCCAGTGCATGGCGACGGCAATCCAGAACAGGCCGTAGGCACCGAGCACGATAGCGCCGAAATAGTTGTTTTTCTTGAAGTCGACCGCCGAGGCCCAGATCTGGGCGATGGAGCCGAGGAACAGTGCCCACGGAATCAGGTAAACGACGCCGCTGGTCCAGCCCATCTTGGCCGAGGCGGCGACGAAGGTGACCATGGAAAGGCCGAACACGCCGAGGGCGGTCGGGTCGGACATGACGATTCTGGTTTCGTTGATTGGTTGCTGCATGGCTTCTCCCCTTCTTGGTTTAATGATTTTGTCAGTGCCGCATACAAGCGTTTGTCTGCAAGGGGGCCATTCTCTGCGCCGGATAAGCGCTTTCTTATGATCCAGATCAAGAGTTGGTGTGCTATTTCCGGTCGTATCTTGTCTTGGTAAATTGTTGTTTTGTTTAAATAAATTGTTTGATCAATGGTTAATTTCAGCCTTGCTTTCGGCATAAAAAAGCCCGGCGCTTGGCCGGGCTTGTCCTGAAGGTCTGGTTCGATCAGGCGGCGTTCAGCGCCTGATCCAGATCGGCGATCAGGTCGTCGATATGTTCGATGCCGACCGACAGGCGGATCATGTCTTCGGAAACGCCGGCCTTGGCCAGTTCTTCCGGCGACAGCTGGCGGTGCGTGGTCGAGGCCGGGTGGCAGGCCAGCGACTTGGCATCGCCGATATTGACCAGGCGGGTGAACAGTTGCAGTGCGTCCTGGAACTTGCCGCCACCGGCGAGGCCGCCCTTGACACCAAAGGTCAGGATGCCGGAAGCGCGGCCGCCCATGTACTTCTGGACCAGCGCGTGATCCTTGTGATCCGGCAGGCCGGCATAATTGACCCAATTGACCTTCGGGTGATTTTGCAGGAATTTGGCGACGGCCAGGGTGTTTTCGCAGATACGGTCCATGCGCAGGGCCAGGGTTTCGATGCCTTGCAGGATCAGGAAGGCATTGAACGGGCTGATCGCGGCGCCCATGTTGCGCAGCGGCACGACGCGGGCGCGGCCGATGTAGGCGGCGGCACCGAGCGCTTCGGTATAGACGACGCCGTGGTAGGAAACGTCCGGCTCGTTGAGGCGCTTGAACTTCTGCTTGTGTTCGGCCCACGGGAACTTGCCGCTATCGACGATGATGCCGCCGATCGAATTGCCATGGCCGCCGAGGTACTTGGTCAGCGCATGCACGACGATGTCGGCACCGTGCTCGAACGGGCGGCACAGGTAGGGCGAGGGCACCGTGTTGTCGACGATGACTGGCACGCCATGCTTGTGGGCGACTTCGGCGAGCTTTTCGAAATCGGTGACGTTGCCGAGCGGATTGCCGACCGATTCGCAGAACACGGCCTTGGTCTTGGCGTCGATCAGTTTTTCGAAGGCTTCCGGATCGCGGTAATCGGCGAAGCGGACTTCGATGCCGTATTGCGGCAGGGTGTGCGCAAACAGGTTGTAGGTGCCGCCGTACAGCGTGCTCGAGGTGACGATGTTGTCGCCGGCTTCGGCGATGGTCTGGATCGAGGCGGTAATGGCTGCCATGCCCGAGGCCATGGCCAGCGCGGCGATACCGCCTTCGAGTTCGGCGACGCGCTTTTCCAGGACGTCCTGGGTCGGATTCATGATGCGCGTGTAGATGTTGCCGGCGACCTTGAGGTCGAACAGGTCGGCGCCGTGCTGCGTGCTGTCGAAGGCGTAGGACGTCGTCTGGTAGATCGGCACGGCGACGGCCTTGGTGGTCGGATCCGGCGAGTAGCCGCCATGGACTGCGATGGTTTCGATTTTCATTGGTCTCTCTCCTCGGGAAGGTTACGTTAACGTCAACAGGATGATCTTAGCATTGGCAAAAGGCGCAGCTTAGACGCAAACCGAATTTGCTTATTTGCTTCATGAACGCGGCTTTTTCGGCTCATCGCCGAGCAGGAAACGGCCGGGATCGATGGCGTCGACCAGGTCGCTTTCGAGCGGCAGCGGTTCGCCCTCGAGCTGGCTGAGCAGCAGGTCGGCCATCAGCATGGACCAGACGATGCCGCGCGCGCCGAAGCCCTGCATGCACCACAGGCCGGGCTGGCGAGGCAGGGCGTGCAGGCGTGGCGAACCGGCAAAGCCGGGTTCGGGCACCGGGCCGACAATGGGCAGGCGATCCGGCGACATCGGGCGGAAACCGACGCGACCGTGCAGTGTCGCGGGATCGATGCCGGTGCCGAAGCCGGGCAGGCTGAATTCAAGCTTGGCGAGATTCTCGACATGATCGGCGAGGTGCTCGTCCGGGTCGGTGTCGTCGAGCTGGCTGGTGGCGCCGATCAGGCGCAGGCCGTCCACTGTCGGCATGGCGTAGCCGCCCTGGCGGCAGACGACGATGTCGAGCGGTGGCGTTGCGGCGGCTGGCAAATGACTGACCTGGCCGCGTGCCGGCTGTTGCGGCAGCCAGGAAAATTGGGCAAAACGCGTCGCAGCGGCACCGCTTGCCATGATCAGCACCGGCGCCGCGGCGATCACGGCGCCCGTTGCATCGAGAGCACGCCACTCGTTTTCGGCCCTTTCCAGACGGTCGACCGTTGTCCGGCAGCGTAAATCAATCTGCTCCGGGAAGGCGGCCAGCGCGGCGCGGCAGACCGAGGGCGGCTGCACCCAGCCGCCTTGCGGAAACCACCAGCCGCCGATCTCCACCGGTCGACCAGCCAAAACCGAGGCTTTTGCCGGCTCGGCGAATTGCAGCAGTTCGTCCGGCAGGCCGAGATTTTCGACGGCCTTGCGCTGCTGTGCTGCATGCTCGGCATCTCGCCCGAGGTGCAGCACGCCGCAGGGCGACCAGCGTGCGTCAGACAGGGCGGCGAGGCGGGCGCGGGTGGCGAAAAAGCCGGCCCGGGTCAGGCGCGAGATGCGGTTGTCGTCCACGCTGGGCAGCGGCCGCAGCATCCCGGCCAGATTGCTGGAAGCGCCGGTGGCCGGCGTTGCCGCCTGTTCCAGCACCGTGACCTGCCAGCCGGCGGCAGCCAGCGCATAGGCTGTCGCACTACCGGCGATGCCGGCGCCGATCACGATGGCGCGCCGTTCGGCCGGCGGCTGGTGGCGGTTCGGCCGGCGCGAGCGGAAACGGCCGGTCAGCATCTGCCATTTGCCGGCAAAGCCGGACCGCTTCTTCAGCTCAAATTCGGCTTCTTTCAGGGCCTGACGCACCTGTCCGGCCACCGCCCAGGTCGCCAGCGTCGTGCCTTCGGACGACAGCCGGGCGAGCGCCTTGCACAGCTGCGGCGTCCATAGCTCCGGGTTCTTGGCCGGCGCGAAGCCGTCGAGGAAAAAGGCATCGACGGCGGCGTTGACCGTACGCAGCTGTTGCGTCGCATCGCCGAAGAACAGGGTCAGGATGACATTGCCGCCGTCCAGGTGCAGACGATGCACGCCCGGCGTCAGCAGCGGCCATTGCGCCTGCAGTTCGGCGGCGAGTTCGGCGAACTCCGGCCAAGCCTGCTGTGCGACGGCCAGGTCGCTGGCGGTGAACGGGTGTTTTTCGCAAGAAACGAAATGCAGGCGGCGACAGCGTTGCGGGTCGTCCTGCCAGGCCTGCCAGGTGGTCAGGAAATTGAGGCCGAGACCAAAGCCGGTTTCAAGAATGACGAAGCGGTCGCGACCCTGCCAGCGAGCGGGCAGATCGTTGCCGGCGAGAAAAACGTGGCGGGCTTGCGCCGGGCCGCCGTGCGGCGAGTGATAGACATCGCCGTAGGCGACCGAGAAGGGCGTGCCGTCCGGCGCAAATTCGAGGCGGGCGGGCTGGAGTTTGGCCACTAGTGGAGCAGCGATTTGCCCGGAGGAGTGGTCAGCGTGGCCGGAGCATCGTAACTGAGCCCGAGATCCCACTTGGCCTGCTCGCTGGCGGCGCGCAGCATCGAACACAAGGC carries:
- a CDS encoding HD domain-containing phosphohydrolase; this translates as MQPADLAIDLRQLVITIAHTVDLVGVDDVLHGRRVGMLARELAIFMGWPEAEQQLLYDAGLLHDCGVSSTRVHHRLVVDLEWSGAEEHCVAGQDLLADFAPLAHLAPIIRYHHSRWEWLAQQTQLGDTARFANLIYLADRVDVLAAPYHADQTVLSHADEIRSRLADQRGCLFSPALVEAFEKFSEGEAFWLALQPDWVQQYQREMETHGTLQVIDWAQFKQCAEIFARIIDAKSPYTQRHSRGVSRLARHLAERLGLDTVTCEKIEVAGLLHDIGKLQIPDEIIEGPNALTPHEFDIMKSHSYATLQVLKRLPAIEEIAHWAAFHHETPDGHGYPFHIGGTSLPLEARIINVADVFQALAQDRPYRKPMQPAEIMAVLQERADRGQADPGIVALVAADLANCHRVALCMD
- the lpdA gene encoding dihydrolipoyl dehydrogenase codes for the protein MSKQFDVLVIGGGPGGYVAAIRAAQLGFNTACAESNAYADPKGEPRLGGTCLNVGCIPSKALLRSSELFEEAHHSFAMHGISAKGVAIDVPTMVGRKNTIVTQLTGGIKGLFKKNKVTSLNGHGSFAGKEGDLYKVKVGEEEVLAKHVIIATGSKPRHLDGIPVDNKVICDNVGALDFDAAPKRLGVIGAGVIGLEMGSVWRRLGTDVTVLEAAPDFMPFADQDIAKEALKLFTKQGLKITTGIKINKVSVAKKGVTVDYEDKDGAKKLECDKLIVSVGRIPNTDGLNGEAVGLKINDRGQIDVDGHCKTNLPNVWAVGDVVRGPMLAHKASEEGVMVAELISGQSGHCDFNTIPGVVYTHPEIAWVGKNEQQLKAEGIAYKPGKVPFMASGRALGHGDASGFVKVLADAKTDRILGVHIIGNNASELIAEAVVTMEFAGASEDLGRICHAHPTLSEIVHEAALACDKRSLHF
- a CDS encoding type II and III secretion system protein, whose product is MARVFLLLVLFFTTPLWAQQMEIIQLRSKTVEEVLPTLLPLVEPGGTLTGMNDQLFLRSSARNRADIKRVLAAIDTPTRRLIIRVSQNRQGEDSARGVEASGQLALGTGRRSQAEARVWDTKSVRGESAAQMVQTVEGGRAFIQIGRSLPIPMRQVMVGPGGALVNETVVYRDVGRGFYAVPRLNGKRVSLEISQQADSTDAYGRGAINTQRLSTTVSGRLGEWIELGGGGSQAAGNQGGAMSLSTSEARDNRAVWLMVEEVE
- the zapE gene encoding cell division protein ZapE, whose protein sequence is MPHKKLNVAAMGMLDAYKSLLDARGYSADEAQMRAATALQELYTNLLSFKVGRGSTLKRLLNPPKPPKGVYFWGGVGRGKSFLMDCFYDSVPYRRKKRIHFHAFMQQIHRDLEKYKGEPDPMLRLAEQIAREVRLLCFDEFHVSDIADAMILGRLMDGLFANGVIIVMTSNYPPEKLYPNGLHRESFLPTIALLLKHLDVFEVDAGVDYRLRALEQVEIYHHPVDAAAEKKMLDYFRMVAGEEGKKGGHIEVLGRQVDTIRRGHGVIWFDFRTLCGGPRSQNDYLEIARGYHTVLLSHIPKMTAHQASEARRFTWLVDVFYDHRVKLIATADCEPDALYTEGTQSSEFFRTVSRLTEMHSREYLTLPHLVS
- a CDS encoding acetate uptake transporter, producing the protein MQQPINETRIVMSDPTALGVFGLSMVTFVAASAKMGWTSGVVYLIPWALFLGSIAQIWASAVDFKKNNYFGAIVLGAYGLFWIAVAMHWAISLGWLGAVGDKADPKQLAFACIGYFIFSLFIMVAAFEANKVFAAILVLINILLPSLALSILGINHEVFGPLAAWSELGISLLGFYAAGANFLNNFFGRTVLSLGAPFGWIKKGPLPITKPQVVKAAA
- the mnmC gene encoding bifunctional tRNA (5-methylaminomethyl-2-thiouridine)(34)-methyltransferase MnmD/FAD-dependent 5-carboxymethylaminomethyl-2-thiouridine(34) oxidoreductase MnmC; its protein translation is MAKLQPARLEFAPDGTPFSVAYGDVYHSPHGGPAQARHVFLAGNDLPARWQGRDRFVILETGFGLGLNFLTTWQAWQDDPQRCRRLHFVSCEKHPFTASDLAVAQQAWPEFAELAAELQAQWPLLTPGVHRLHLDGGNVILTLFFGDATQQLRTVNAAVDAFFLDGFAPAKNPELWTPQLCKALARLSSEGTTLATWAVAGQVRQALKEAEFELKKRSGFAGKWQMLTGRFRSRRPNRHQPPAERRAIVIGAGIAGSATAYALAAAGWQVTVLEQAATPATGASSNLAGMLRPLPSVDDNRISRLTRAGFFATRARLAALSDARWSPCGVLHLGRDAEHAAQQRKAVENLGLPDELLQFAEPAKASVLAGRPVEIGGWWFPQGGWVQPPSVCRAALAAFPEQIDLRCRTTVDRLERAENEWRALDATGAVIAAAPVLIMASGAAATRFAQFSWLPQQPARGQVSHLPAAATPPLDIVVCRQGGYAMPTVDGLRLIGATSQLDDTDPDEHLADHVENLAKLEFSLPGFGTGIDPATLHGRVGFRPMSPDRLPIVGPVPEPGFAGSPRLHALPRQPGLWCMQGFGARGIVWSMLMADLLLSQLEGEPLPLESDLVDAIDPGRFLLGDEPKKPRS
- a CDS encoding bifunctional O-acetylhomoserine aminocarboxypropyltransferase/cysteine synthase; the encoded protein is MKIETIAVHGGYSPDPTTKAVAVPIYQTTSYAFDSTQHGADLFDLKVAGNIYTRIMNPTQDVLEKRVAELEGGIAALAMASGMAAITASIQTIAEAGDNIVTSSTLYGGTYNLFAHTLPQYGIEVRFADYRDPEAFEKLIDAKTKAVFCESVGNPLGNVTDFEKLAEVAHKHGVPVIVDNTVPSPYLCRPFEHGADIVVHALTKYLGGHGNSIGGIIVDSGKFPWAEHKQKFKRLNEPDVSYHGVVYTEALGAAAYIGRARVVPLRNMGAAISPFNAFLILQGIETLALRMDRICENTLAVAKFLQNHPKVNWVNYAGLPDHKDHALVQKYMGGRASGILTFGVKGGLAGGGKFQDALQLFTRLVNIGDAKSLACHPASTTHRQLSPEELAKAGVSEDMIRLSVGIEHIDDLIADLDQALNAA